Proteins co-encoded in one Euleptes europaea isolate rEulEur1 chromosome 1, rEulEur1.hap1, whole genome shotgun sequence genomic window:
- the GLYCTK gene encoding glycerate kinase: protein MSLKEHGLHLFRSAVGTVLPGPMLKAALVLETGGHPRLVVHGRSFELRRNLYLVGVGKAVLGMAAAAESILGDHLVRGIVSVPQGIQATLQHKGMREMLLKPQSRIQVMEGAKHNLPDRESLKAASAIQELAEGLTAEDLLLVLISGGGSALLPAPAPPVTLEEKETVTKLLASKGATIQELNTIRKALSVLKGGGLARAAFPAQVLSLILSDIVGDPVDLIASGPTVASPPRAQDCFQILAKYNLSNVVPESVQTVLSSPAAERGPPRDSARVHNVIIGSNRLALEEAKRQAENLGYLTLVLSDAVCGEVSSVACLYSLFIQLVCLRAAGNDPLKGKVGEALLNLAAELEIPSLNLVDAVNVLQGSQAERPVCLLAGGETTVQLEGTGKGGRNQELALRVALELHRAKSSGHGSSLEKYEAVFLSGGTDGQDGPTEAAGAFSSPELVGEAEQEGFDVEAFLSSNDSYTFFSRFQNGRHLLMTGLTGTNVMDIHVVLIRARGG, encoded by the exons ATGTCCCTCAAGGAGCATGGGCTGCACCTCTTCCGCAGTGCTGTCGGCACCGTCCTGCCAGGTCCCATGCTGAAGGCGGCCCTGGTGCTTGAAACAGGCGGACACCCCAGGCTTGTAGTCCACGGTCGGTCTTTTGAACTGAGGAGGAACTTGTATCTGGTTGGCGTTGGGAAGGCTGTCCTGGGCATGGCAGCGGCGGCAGAAAGCATCCTTGGCGACCACCTTGTTAGAGGAATTGTTAGTGTTCCTCAGGGCATTCAGGCAACTCTGCAGCACAAAGGAATGAG GGAGATGTTGCTGAAGCCCCAGAGTCGCATCCAAGTCATGGAAGGAGCTAAGCACAACCTTCCCGACAGAGAGTCTCTGAAAGCAGCCAGTGCCATCCAGGAATTGGCTGAGGGCCTGACGGCAGAGGACCTTCTTCTAGTGCTGATCTCGG GAGGGGGTTCTGCACTGTTGCCTGCCCCTGCCCCACCAGTCACCCTTGAAGAAAAGGAGACTGTTACCAAGCTCCTAGCTTCAAAAGGAGCCACCATTCAAGAGCTTAACACCATTCGGAAAGCGCTGTCTGTGTTAAAAGGTGGAGGGCTGGCACGGGCTGCCTTCCCAGCACAG GTGCTGAGCCTCATCCTTTCCGATATCGTCGGGGATCCTGTGGACCTTATAGCCAGCGGCCCCACTGTCGCTAGTCCTCCCAGAGCCCAGGACTGTTTCCAGATACTGGCCAAATACAATCTAAGTAATGTCGTGCCGGAGTCGGTGCAGACAGTGCTCTCCAGCCCGGCTGCAGAGCGTGGCCCTCCTAGAGACTCTGCCCGTGTCCACAACGTCATCATTGGCTCAAACAGACTTGCTTTGGAGGAAGCCAAACGCCAGGCAGAGAATTTGGGCTACCTGACTCTGGTTCTGAGCGATGCAGTGTGTGGGGAGGTCAGCTCTGTCGCCTGCCTCTACAGCCTTTTCATCCAGCTGGTTTGCTTGAGAGCTGCTGGAAACGACCCTTTAAAAGGCAAGGTGGGAGAAGCTCTGTTGAATCTTGCAGCGGAGCTGGAGATTCCAAGCTTGAATCTTGTGGACGCTGTAAATGTTTTGCAAGGATCCCAAGCAGAAAGACCCGTTTGCCTCCTGGCTGGCGGGGAGACCACGGTGCAGCTTGAAGGAACGGGGAAAGGTGGGAGGAACCAAGAACTGGCCCTGCGGGTGGCCTTGGAGCTGCACAGGGCGAAGTCATCCGGCCATGGCAGCTCCCTTGAGAAGTATGAAGCCGTGTTCCTGAGCGGAGGCACCGATGGACAAGACGGGCCCACGGAGGCAGCTGGAGCCTTCTCTAGTCCAGAGCTGGTGGGCGAGGCCGAGCAGGAAGGTTTCGACGTGGAGGCCTTTTTGAGCAGTAATGATTCGTACACCTTCTTCTCCAGGTTCCAAAACGGTCGTCACCTGCTGATGACAGGCCTGACAGGCACAAATGTCATGGACATTCACGTTGTCTTGATCAGAGCCAGAGGTGGTTAG